atccacggcccttccttcatcaaccgtttttgtcacttcctcaaaaaactccaccaaatttgtaaggcacgacctccctcttacaaaaccatgctgtctgtcactaatgagattgttccgttctaaatgcacatacatcctgtctctaagatggTCTTAATAAATTTTTATCTTTTATACTGTGACATTAGCTTCCTGAGTGTTATTGCCACCTCACAGAAAACCGAGATTAAAGCGGGCATTGATGGAAATCATCCTggggtcttaaaagaggtggcaggtgagatagttgatgcactggttttaattttccagatTCCGTAGATTCAGGGAAGGTCCCAttcgattggaaaatagcaaatgtatttccattattcaagaagggagggacagaaagagagaaactgCGAGCCAGTTAGCATAACATTAGAAAAATGTTAGAAGTAATGTTGCAGCAGGCCTTTGACTCTGCCTGATAACCCTGATCTTATCAATGGGGTTTTTGAACAGGAAATCATGTTgaaccaacttattggagtttttgaggaagtaacacttGCTAggaataaaggggaactggtggatgtccTGTACATAGATTTCCAGAGGCATTAGATAAACTGCCACAGCACAGGTTAATGCACAAAATAAAAATGCATATTATAGTGGGTTGCAAATTGGCTTGGATTAGAAGATCAGCTggctcacaggaagcagagaggggCAAAAATTGGTCTTTTTTCAGGCTGGCAGGAACTAATGAGCGCCATAGGCATCGGTACTGGGGCATCAGCTGCTTACAATtcgtataaatgacttggatgaagggattgaatttttgccaaatttgctgatgacacaaatagAGGTCAGAAAGTAAGTTGCGAAGAGAACATAATAAGTTTAagtgacaagttgagtgagtggcaaagatctggcaaatggagtagaatgtgggtaaatgtgaaattgtccattatggcaggaaaaataaagaagattgatgagcccagcacatcagtgtaaaagataaagctgaagcacTTGCAACCACCTTCAACCAAAGTGCTGAGTGGCTGAACCATCTATCTCAGCCTACTCCAATAGCcatcagcatcacagatgctagtcttcagtcaattcaacTTCTTTCTGAAGGCATAGGATACTGCAATAGCTGACAATATTCTAGAAACAGGACGAAAGACTTGAGCTCCAGAACAAGCAaacctctagccaagctgttcaggTACAGCTACACCACATCTACTCGgcgatgtggaaaattgcccaggtatgttctcTCCATAAAAAGGGCTAATCCAACCCTGTCCGTTAGCACCATCAGTATACTcttaatcatcagcaaaatgatgcaaGCTGCCTTCAACACTGTTATCaatcagcacttactcagcattaacagttctttcaaagagtcacGTACTGTGGAGAAAGTAAATGCGTGGATGTATTGTACTTAGAtttacagaaggcatttgataaggagcaacatcaaaggttattgcagaaaataaaacctCGTGGTGTAAGGGATAATTTATTGACATGGATTGAAGGTTGGCTCGCTAACAAGAAACAGGGAGTTCACATAAATAAATCCTTTTCTGGTTTGCAaaatgtgatgagtggtgtgtcacagagatcagtgctggggtcttaacgtttttaatatttaaataacttggatgaaaggactgaaGATACGGTTGCTAAATTTACTGATTGACATAAAGATAGTCAGGTAAAGTGAATAGTGAAAAGAATATGAGGCTACAAAGGTAcataaataggttaagtgagtggacaaagatctggcaaatggagtagaatgtgggtaaatgtgagattgtccatcttggcaggaagaatgaaaaagaagcCATCATCTAAAAGgtcagagattgcagagctctgaggtgcagaagaATCTGGGTGACCTCATGCACGAATCACAAGGCTAGTATAAAGgtaaagcaagtaattagaaaagccaatggaatgttatcattcattgtgaggggaattgtttACACAAgtaggtgagaccacatctagagcactgtacacaatattggcttccttattgaaggaaagatgtaaatggtttagaagcaattcagagaaggtttattagactaataccagaaatgggtgggttggaatcatagaatccctacagtgcattcggcccatcgagtctgcaccgaccacaatcccgcccaggccctacccccacatatttacccgctaatccctctaacctacgcatctcaggactctaaggggcaattttttttaacctggccaatcaacctaacccgcacatctttggactgtgggaggaaaccggagcacctggaggaaacccacgcagacactaggagaatgtgcaaactccacacagacagtgacccgagccgggaatcgggttgcttacgaggaaaggttggagaggttaggtttgtgtcCACTGCAGCTGAGAAGAATAAGACGTAACCTGATCAAAACCTTCAAGATACTGACAGGtctggacagggtggatatggaaagATATTTCGTCTTGTCAGTGAATCTAGAACTTGAGATCACtgcgcatcggccatgctaaattctccctcagtgtacccaaacaggcgccggagtatggcgactagtgaattttcacagtaacttcattgcagcgttaatgtcggcctactggtgacactaatgaccaaactttaaaaataaggggttgtttatttaaaacagagaggaggataAATTGTTTCTCTCAGACGGTtaagagtctctggaactctcttcctcaaaaggcagaggaagcagagtctttgaatatttttcagtcagagcgagatagattcttgattaacaaggggatggaAGATTTTtcgggggagaaggcaggaatgtgggattgaggttatAATGAGAtcggtcatgatcttattgaatggtgaggtgggcttggggggtggggggaagaggtcaagtggcctactccagttccCAATTCATAAGTTTGTATAACCTGCTTCCTGATGTCTAGTTTTggctcaactcctgacctcatgacAGCTTTCATCCAAACATTGGCAaaaaagctgaactcaagaggggaGGAGACTGCTTTTGACTTAAAGGCAGCACTTCACTGAGTGCGGCATCAAGGaacctgagcaaaactggagtcaatgtgaatgagagagaaaacTATCCGCTGGTCGGAGTCACACCAAGCACaaggaaagatggttgtggttgttggaggtcaaacatctcaaTCCTaagacattactgcaggagttcctcagggtaatatcTAGGACCCAAAATCTTACCTATTTCATCAATGATCCTCCCCCCATCACAATATCAGAAGTTAGGATGTTTGCAGATGAGAGCAAAACGTACAACACCATCTGCAACTCCTCAAATAGTGAAGCACTtcctgtccaaatgcagcaagacttggacaaattCAGGATTGAGCTCAGCAAtgacagacaatgaccatctccaccatGAGAGGATTCAAGCACTTCCCTTGATTGACATCAATGGCATTACCTTCACTGTAACCTCAGTATCAACATCCtgcgggttaccattgaccagtaacTTAATTGGATCAACCATATAAAGAGCATGTTACAGGTTGGAAATTCTGTGGCAGGTAACTCACCTCCCAACTTCCCAaagtttgtccaccatctacaaggtacaaccaggaatactctcaacttgcctgaatgagtgcaactccaataacACTCGAGTAGTTCGatacattcaggacaaagcagctcagttgattggcatcccatccaccaccaacgcacagtagcAGTAGTGTGTACAAGATGCcccgcagcaactcaccaagactacttcaacaccactttccaaaaccatgacctctaccatctggaaggaaaaGAGCGGCAGACGCATGGGTACACCAACACCTCCCCTCCAAGACGtacaccatactgacttggaaatatatcgctattccttcactgtcaatggtTCAAAagcctggaatttccttcctaataGCAGTGGGATTTCTGAAAATACatggttcaagaaaacagctcaccaccagcttctccagggcaattcgggatagacaataaatgttggtttaGCTCGtcaaacccacatcccatgaatgaatgaaaaagtaACGAACAGAATTGAgagaaattttaaataattagacCTGACAAGGTTTTTGTATGCAATTATCAAAATTAAAGATATTTCATTCTCCCCACCAGAAACCATCTTAATATTTAGGATGTTATACAGGGCTTATTTTCTATTGTGATCTGTACAGCTTACAGTTTGTGGTCAATTATGATTAGTATTTCTAAAGTATTTTTTCTGCTCGTGTTTATGTTTAGAATATCTATATTCTGTTCTGTAAACAGATATTACTGTTTCTTTTCATCTTAATTTCATGCTCGTACACTTCAGTCACTACCAAGTAAGGCAACAACTTGTGAGCAAAGACATCATTCTTAGTGTCCACCTCGGAATTTTACACCCTTCTTTTGTGAAGCTTTTGTGACTCTGCCTTTTTGCGTGACCTGGAAGGTATTTTGCTTTCTTTTGTAACATAGTAAATGCTCTAATAAACAATGAAATACCAGCGACACACAAAACAGTTACCTCAGCCCCTCGCATTTGTGCAGAATGGGTTCCAGCCGTTGAAGACCTTCACACTGAATATAGCACTTTTGTAGATTGAGATATTTTATAGTATCACAGAGTCCAATGGTCTGAGACAGGACTACACAGTCAATTGGGGTCAGTCGCAATTCACAAAATGAAAGTGTTTCCATTGAGCCCACTGTGGATCGAGCCaatgctttattctgagactcaaacaagtagtgaaatgtgttcaggaggtTCCTTTTACCAGTTTCACCTGCTGTGTTTCCAATCTGtccttcaaccttctcctttacccagtcaatcactcgactggttgtttgatgaagaaatggacccagGAACTTTTCCAGGGGCcaagctgactgtggggaggagagaccagcaacaaaacggagaaatatctcaaatcgcccatcttccttACTGTGGGCTTCCCTGAGGAGTTTCCCAATGTTCCTGGGATTTGAAGTCAGAAATTCTGTtagtgcagctacaaactcttggatggtgaggtgtgggaatgtgtaaactaCACTCTGGACAGAATCATCTCTCTCCAAAAGttccatcaggaacccagacaggaactgggaaggatGCAGATTGTATTTGATCAAATCGCCatttctaaacacaatcttcttctcgGAGATGcctgtgaaggccatctcaccaaTTTTCAAAAACACATCACGGGGACGTTCAATCTTTCGGctatggtttttcagaatgttgtaaatgtagtaggaatatagttgggtgacagtctttggaacttgctgctgtttcctgtctctctgtgtgaagaaggggcccagtgacagaccgaggatccagcagtaggaagggttaTAGCACATGGTGTACAAGATCTcattctcctccacgtgtttgaaaacagctgccGCCACTTCTTTAttttcaaaaaacttgttgaaatattgcttgcgttcatcaccaacaaatccaagGATTTCAGCCCAGAGACTAATCTCAGCCTTTTCTAATGAACGTAATGCAGTGGGCCTGGTGGTCACAAgtactgaacatcctgggagcaacttgtgctgtattaaactgtacacaatgtcagacacttcagcATAGCATTCAGGGTCTGTGCATGTGGACTGACTGCCATCAAAATTTATTGTTTTTtcgaattcatccaaaccatcgaatataaacagcaatccctctgggttcttccagagtTCTACCAGAACATTCCCGAagtaagaatagaaaaacagtatcagattcctcaggtttattctaaagttaatagtgttcaaatcccggaatttaaaactgaaaacaaattgaaaatgtgggtatattttcccagtggcccagtcataaacaatcttttgcaccattgttgtttttccaatccCCGGGACTccactcactgctgctgaactcccagatttgggttttctctgggaaaaactgctctggaacaattgatcagctcggattttttccagttctctccgGAGATGTTTCTCTCCCCACTCTGCATGGTCTCGGCCCCTTGCTAGCAGTTCATGTTctacaagtgtccgatctcgaactgTAGAAATAACTGTCAGCTCAGCGTATtgatcaaccagctggaaaacCTTCACTTTCTGCTTTAttaggatagtgttcactctcagtttTTCAgcttgtacccggagtgtctccttgtgctTCTGTTGAACATCTTCAAGTAAAACAGAAAGAAAGTGGTTCTCAGTTTAACTAGGTTATAAAAACAACTTTCCAAGTCTATTTTAGCGTTCAGTAAAATGGGACAAGATTTCATTCGCACTTCCAATAGAGAAGTTAAAACTCAATTATTGGAATTGTTGCCTCAAAGATaccagtgaaatcatagaaactctacagtgaagaaggaggccattcggctcatgggatctgcaccgacaacaatcccacctcaggccccatccccacaaccccacacatttaccttgctaatccctctaacgtacacatcctcggacactatggggcatggccaatcaatctaacctgcatacctttggactgtgggaggaaacgggagcacccggaggaaacctacgcagacacggggagaacatgtgaacttcacacagacagtgacccaagctgggaatcaaacctgggtccctggagctgtgaggcagcagtgcgaaccactgtgtcaccgtgccgcccagtggctGAGGAAATGTTCAAATCCTCACTTTCTTCTAATACTTACTGAACATGACGATGTCTATTAAGGTGATATTTTCTCCCTaatggttcatagaaatcatagaaaccatagaaaccctacagtacagaaggaggccattcggcccatcgagtctgcaccgaccacaatcccacccaggccctacccccacgtatttacctgctaatccctctaacctacgcatctcaggactctaaggggcaatttttttttttttaacctggccaatcaacctaacccgcacatctttggactgtgggaggaaaccggagcacccggaggaaacccatgcagacacgaggagaatgtgcaaactccacacagacagtgacccgagccgggaatcgaacccaggaccctggagctgtgaagcagcagtgctaaccattgtgctaccgctACCATAATAACATATGACCTGTTCTGTTCAATAAACAATGCATTACAAATCCTCACATCATTCTGGTTAGGACTACTACTGCCGGGGTTCCTAAGGTGTGAATTGTGACCCCAATAAGTTCACAGGCATCATGTTGGGAATCAAGAGCTCCCCCTCTTCCAAGGCAGCTATGCCGACAGTCAAAAGGAGATTGATTCCAGTCATGAATCCATTTGATGCCGCCACATAGGTAGCGTGCAAAATCTGAGCCCAAAATGCTCTTGAATCGTGGGAAACACTTGTCGAACAGGTcgaggatgtttttttacactgaCTTCGAGGCAGAGGTAGGCAAATCAGACTCAACAGGCTGGCTGGCATTATTAGGCTGAGCTAGGAAAATGAGTTGCAAATTCAAATGTTGCTACATTTCTGCTCCAATTTATCTGTTGTCTCAGGTCCCTTTAACCCAGGATAGTGACTCTGCTGGATCCAAATCTAGGGAGAGGTGTTGAATAGTGTGCGTACGTAGGGGCGATGGGGGCATGTTGTGTGGTAGAAGAAGGTCTGAGTAGTGTGGTCTGGGAGTCAGAGGAGCTTATTACAGTGTGCCCATGGTAGGTggggaacaagggcagcagatgtctgggaacatcaccacccagaagttcccctccatgtcactcagcagcctgacttggaaatatattgccattcctttaccatcgctgggtaaaaatcctggaactcccttcccaactgcACGATGTTTGTACCCACACCTCAAGGACTGCGGTGTCacagattcatagaggtttacagcatgggaacaggcccttcggcccaacttgtccatgccacccttttttttaaaccccgaagctagtcccaattgccctcatttgacccacatccctctaaacccatcttacccatttaactgtctaaatgcttttttaaaagacaaaattgtacccacctctacctactacctctggcagcttgttccagacactcaccaccctatgtgtgaaaacaattgcccctctggacacttttggatctctcccctctcaccttaaacctatgccctctcataagaacataagaacataagaaataggagcaggagtaggccatctagcccctcgagcctgccccgccattcaataagatcatggctgatctgacgtggatcagtaccacttacccgcctgatccccataacccttaattcccttaccgatcaggaatccatccatccgcgctttaaacatattcagcgaggtagcctccaccacctcagtgggcagagaattccagagattcaccaccctctgggagaagaagttcctcctcaactctgtcttaaaccgacccccctttattttgaggctgtgtcctctagttttaacttccttactaagtggaaagaatctctccgcctccaccctatccagcccccgcattatcttataagtctccataagatcccccctcatccttctaaactccaacgagtacaaacccaatctcctcagcctctcctcataatccaaacccctcatctccggtatcaacctggtgaaccttctctgcactccctccaatgccaatatatccttcctcatataaggggaccaatactgcacacagtattccagctgcggcctcaccaatgccctgtacaggtgcatcaagacatccctgcttttatattctatccccctcgcaatataggccaacatcccatttgccttcttgatcacctgttgtacctgcagact
The Mustelus asterias chromosome 16, sMusAst1.hap1.1, whole genome shotgun sequence DNA segment above includes these coding regions:
- the LOC144505281 gene encoding NACHT, LRR and PYD domains-containing protein 3-like; translation: MAEGPDWRENSTVLTMDTDPKSAVTEFLTKYDNYELFQFSKFYRDRLEHAIEEVVDGISSLLTYESHFSGQEHGKVIELMEKKKRKDSSKLLLSLVMAKGSLAQRVMWASFVHMRHSVPKLDKILKEIQELGSDFCMNMKRDISEIPNQLKDVQQKHKETLRVQAEKLRVNTILIKQKVKVFQLVDQYAELTVISTVRDRTLVEHELLARGRDHAEWGEKHLRRELEKIRADQLFQSSFSQRKPKSGSSAAVSGVPGIGKTTMVQKIVYDWATGKIYPHFQFVFSFKFRDLNTINFRINLRNLILFFYSYFGNVLVELWKNPEGLLFIFDGLDEFEKTINFDGSQSTCTDPECYAEVSDIVYSLIQHKLLPGCSVLVTTRPTALRSLEKAEISLWAEILGFVGDERKQYFNKFFENKEVAAAVFKHVEENEILYTMCYNPSYCWILGLSLGPFFTQRDRKQQQVPKTVTQLYSYYIYNILKNHSRKIERPRDVFLKIGEMAFTGISEKKIVFRNGDLIKYNLHPSQFLSGFLMELLERDDSVQSVVYTFPHLTIQEFVAALTEFLTSNPRNIGKLLREAHSKEDGRFEIFLRFVAGLSSPQSAWPLEKFLGPFLHQTTSRVIDWVKEKVEGQIGNTAGETGKRNLLNTFHYLFESQNKALARSTVGSMETLSFCELRLTPIDCVVLSQTIGLCDTIKYLNLQKCYIQCEGLQRLEPILHKCEGLRLSFNNLGDSGVKRLCVVLKNSDCKIWKLDLNDNALTDLCAEDLTSALSTNQLLTALELSNNNLGDLGVKQLSAALKNPNCKIQRLSLCDNTLTDSCAKDLTSALSANWIIKDLNLGWNKLGDSGVKLLTEALKSPDCKIRKLHLYNNGLTDSSVEDLVSALSTKLSLTHLNLQGNSFTDQSIPALCQFIQTCKNLDLINLEENQFSPNGKNQLELLQKSSSRLKVMV